The Topomyia yanbarensis strain Yona2022 chromosome 3, ASM3024719v1, whole genome shotgun sequence nucleotide sequence TTTTGCTGTTGAATTCTATGCTGATTACGTGTGTCGTACTCCGTCCAGTCAGAGCGCCACACTTTCTTCGAACCCAAAAAGCGCCACCCTTCAGTGGCTTCGGCAGTGGAACGGTGACCTGAGTCACCCGATTTTGTTGATTGGGCATTTAATTCGTCCATCAAGCTGGGGCCCGCTGGTGGCAAACAAGCATCGCGTATACTGCTATCCAAAGTGTTAATTGAGCCGGCAAGAGATTGTACTTCTTTGAGAATGTCACTGCCAActgaatttgttataattttcacttCGTCTAAAACTTCACGTGTAGGACGCGATTCACTCAGGTAGTGTTCATTACAATGAGCTGCCATATCTATGGTAAGGGTGCTCAAGTTCTGAActtcgctgcagatttttttcaattctctgGTCAAATCGGCAGTGAGATCATTTACATACTCTTCAATGTGTTTTTTTGTGGATCCCATAGATATGTTGAATAGTGATGTGATATGGTTTTTCAGCGTGACCAGCTCATCGGCCTTATTAAAAGAATTACTGTCAATGGCCTGCGATAGTGCCGATACAGCATTTGCCACTTGCGACGATGTGTTTATGTTCACATTCGCCACTGATTCTTTAAGCTGCAGCTCAACATTTTCGAATAAGTCAACAATTGAATTGAACTTTTTTATGTCGGCTGCTATTTGTAAGTTGCAGTCCGTTTGCGTAGTTAtagattcaaataatttttcctgTTGGTACAGCACTTTTCGTGTGTCTATGCCTACCTTTAGATTATGCTGGCAATCTGCACACAGGGGAATCATGAAGTGCGAGATAAATTCTTCTTGATTTCGCTGGACTCCTACACAAGCTGCGTGATAACATTTTCTGCAGAATTCACACTGCCACAAGAAACGATCGTCGCTGATATTACAAGATGTCACACTGCAGCTCATTATGATAACCGTTGTTTAATAGGATTGAACACACGCGCGACGGTagaaagataaataaataacaattaacTGCGGACCGTAAAAACACGTCTATACACAAAGGCGTTCGATTATCGATTGGTGAATCTTACTAAGAGGTGTTAGTGATAtcagaataaatcgacttgctttcgtcataccgttcgttccgCCCCATAAAATCATGTGAACGCTATTACGTTATTATTTTTGCTTTACATCGTTAGCAAACAGTGTGATCTTACACACCAATTTATATCACATTGCACTCGAACAGGTAAGACAGTCTGCTGTACGCGAGCCGTGATATTCTTCTtctcaggggcggcgaaacactttatgcccgagtgggtagaaagcatcatgttcgtttatgcaaatggaattgtgatacatcgatgttttcaaatgtgtgtagtgcgagatacatgcattgtgcatctaaattttttgaaatggttcaaaatttcgagagggtAATTACctactcggttattttcgagtgggtagtactacccatactacccacgctttccgccggccctggctcattgacaggtctcgtgttcGATTGGTATGACACTGACAGagaaatggtaaacaaacaatagacgtgtcgagtctttatccagagggattcagcgtcgttagttTCGATAACCCCAACAATCTACGATAGGaactattttgaaattcaagatggcgacttcaagttgagcaaaattttctataatctattatgacaatataacaaagaatttaattcctatttGCTTTTAGTGggttgaaactaaaaaaatacttacgcccaatttgcaatttgcagtcgtgatttcgcccttcagcaacaaCCACTTGCGAAAGGGCTAAACCGTGAACATAATTTGCagaagggcacagtaaatgggctaaactgactctgtcttgctgggtagggctgggtaaatgggcgagcttgacagtatactttttaatagggctcagcaaatgggcgcatataaaccttttcttcgaatttcatgaaaatattgaaatattcgaatgtttatgtgcaataactatcgagtagacatgatcatagtcgatattgcttatcatttatataatagaactgcagcttaaagaataattttgtgaataatatgtggttttgtctaaaaatgtaagtttagcatttatattccatatgagaagaagggcctaagtcgaaatctcgaagaaaatgcatgtttcgccgctttgttttctttaattataaatcgaactaaaaaccattttaactaattttcacctcaatcttgtagtattttcgtcgcataatgtcataatagcgaaaacacagtttgtttacatttgcgatttaagccctaatgaaagatctatgtcgaagtGCGCGTGTGACGGAAGCAAAACAAAagtaggggaaagtggtcggttgccggcactggtcggttgtTGGCACCCCTATGTAGTTTTTGACAGAATCCAGACACggacattctgataaatattattaaatataTATCTAAAccaaaagtcgccatcttagatttcaaaatggcttcagacattGACTTCGTTAACTACTCGTCAATTTAATTTTAGAAATGCTAATAAATATTGATGAGGTTATAGTGACTTTATATAAAGCAAAAGTCGCCATtttagatttaaaaatggctTCAAACATCGATATCCGTCATGTATTCGTCAACCCTGCTCCAGAATTATCCAATTTTTATTAGTAAtaattagctaagaatatgtaaAATTATAAAACTTCATCCTGCGCTGTATGAACTCAAGCTGTTTTTACGAGTTTGATTCGTAAAAAAGGGTTCGTTATTTCCAATTTAGTTCgttaaaaaagttacgtaaattgaATATTGCGacaaaaagagttcgtaaatggaggtttcagtgtattttgATGATTTCTGAGTATTCGGTGTTAACAGTTGTACTAAAACTttgtttaaccgtgattttaGGCAAACGAATGTTATATCGAAGTTATCGACGTGTCTTGGCAATTTATCTTGCCGTACTCAGTGAAAAAGTCAAGTGTACCAACTATTCCCTACAGTCTATCCAAATACAccgaaaacccgtttttatcagccctttTGGTGTATTTTTGGTTGACCAAATGGGGGCAACGACAAcacatatttatttatatcctttaataaactgaagctgatAAAATGTTCAACATTATTACCTGGCTGGGTGAGGAAATCGGTTCGAAAAGCTGACAAAAactggctgataaaaacgggttttcactgtaccACAATCCCGTGAAGCATTGCTAAAATTAATAGTCTCGACGAGCAATCAATCAATTCCAGAGCGCGCTGAAACCGTTAGCAGGCA carries:
- the LOC131688318 gene encoding integrator complex subunit 1 homolog; amino-acid sequence: MSCSVTSCNISDDRFLWQCEFCRKCYHAACVGVQRNQEEFISHFMIPLCADCQHNLKVGIDTRKVLYQQEKLFESITTQTDCNLQIAADIKKFNSIVDLFENVELQLKESVANVNINTSSQVANAVSALSQAIDSNSFNKADELVTLKNHITSLFNISMGSTKKHIEEYVNDLTADLTRELKKICSEVQNLSTLTIDMAAHCNEHYLSESRPTREVLDEVKIITNSVGSDILKEVQSLAGSINTLDSSIRDACLPPAGPSLMDELNAQSTKSGDSGHRSTAEATEGWRFLGSKKVWRSDWTEYDTRNQHRIQQQKMKDRAMARRKANKKQLHRISRSSYYNYNLNDNNNSNNNSNNNRNNNRNNNSSNNRNNNNNTQCGRPTAGNSLPRDKDLLAAARVQFSRPPFENQRGIRFQRGETLNPYPVVHQFNSTFAPDSEPRKTHEGRLYQRKISCK